One stretch of Aquimarina sp. Aq107 DNA includes these proteins:
- a CDS encoding C40 family peptidase: protein MNTLFKTLFLFIIIVGAMSCGGSKKAEQEALAQARRDSIALAKQNAILPIQKKYGAILGVPPKKIDNVPLFEFIDDWMNAPYKLGGNTKQGIDCSYFTQYIYHDIYGNLIERTAQKQFDAPDTNKFKGLHNLKQGDLIFFNNKGSEFRDITHVGFYLGNNKFVHSTSRRGNSGGNGVQISDLSKQPWKRMFVAAGKKPKFNNNTNTVEN from the coding sequence ATGAATACACTTTTTAAAACACTATTTTTATTTATCATTATTGTTGGGGCAATGAGTTGTGGTGGATCTAAAAAAGCGGAACAAGAAGCTTTAGCCCAGGCAAGAAGAGATTCTATTGCATTGGCGAAACAAAATGCTATCCTTCCTATCCAGAAAAAATATGGAGCAATATTAGGTGTTCCACCGAAGAAAATAGATAACGTTCCTTTATTTGAGTTTATAGATGATTGGATGAATGCTCCTTATAAATTAGGGGGAAATACTAAACAAGGAATTGATTGCTCTTATTTTACTCAATATATATATCACGACATTTATGGTAATTTAATTGAACGTACCGCACAAAAACAATTTGACGCACCAGACACAAATAAGTTTAAAGGATTACATAATCTAAAGCAGGGAGATTTAATCTTTTTTAACAATAAAGGTTCTGAATTTCGTGATATAACCCACGTAGGGTTCTATCTTGGAAACAATAAATTTGTTCACTCTACTTCAAGAAGAGGAAATTCTGGAGGAAATGGAGTTCAAATTAGTGACTTATCCAAACAACCTTGGAAAAGGATGTTTGTCGCTGCTGGAAAAAAACCTAAATTTAATAATAACACCAACACTGTAGAAAACTAG
- a CDS encoding GPW/gp25 family protein has product MNSSYYKLPLDTFRIVKNKEIDSCDLNQSIVGYIHLITTSYFGECTFDESFGCSIWNVDFDNLTSTNKLRNTISESLVESIVSQERRLKKVTVDVTIQQEEFKNRGSLNRIKKLVEIKVNGVVSRTNEQFACLEKFYIAPLSF; this is encoded by the coding sequence ATGAATAGTTCTTATTATAAGTTGCCTTTAGATACATTTAGAATAGTTAAAAACAAAGAGATTGATAGTTGTGATCTTAATCAATCTATTGTTGGATATATTCATTTGATTACTACATCGTATTTTGGGGAATGTACTTTTGATGAATCTTTTGGGTGTTCTATTTGGAATGTTGATTTTGATAATCTAACTAGTACAAATAAGTTGCGTAATACTATTTCCGAATCTTTGGTGGAAAGTATAGTTTCTCAGGAAAGAAGACTTAAGAAAGTCACGGTTGATGTTACAATACAACAAGAGGAGTTTAAAAATAGAGGAAGTTTAAATAGAATTAAGAAACTAGTAGAGATAAAAGTAAATGGGGTTGTGAGTAGAACAAATGAACAATTTGCTTGTTTAGAAAAATTTTATATTGCTCCACTTTCATTTTAA